A window of the Parambassis ranga chromosome 17, fParRan2.1, whole genome shotgun sequence genome harbors these coding sequences:
- the acin1a gene encoding apoptotic chromatin condensation inducer in the nucleus isoform X2, whose amino-acid sequence MADLEDVTLDGRPLQSLRVADLKAALEERGLSKSGQKNTLIKRLKGALMLENLQRTSTAHVGLQPNSQIGEEMSQNSFIKQYLAKQQELLRQRLEREARETYETNEQEDHAEVNNSTSCPPPAQDVTPVLAEQHKPPGPSGGEGFIDAVNEGQGNRNQEADISSPPASGSVGMRIPGGEHRPERGSASSEVAGDSDDDDSEDGEEDGDDDDWDSSARRRNLREPVRMPSSRERSGASYQPQQQHIPPSLLSPQLRQPTPPPSPPPELSFPLPDTPKQSPPSPDVAPARQSPSSSSSGSSSSGSRSSSPEPQRSGHAERKPGPLTLLARKMESEGAFSGAGWHAADGKGDRQDSSSSLASSFPGRGPPESLVSAITHMGHVSFPMIPGTNQGVAGAHSGHIQVPVSVLKATATEDRESEMEREKAAELERQEKLRKLEEERERALALEREESERALERERFERQQALEREEREKALQRERELALEKQRQERELALAKEREEREQALARERALELEKQKELERQRALEQERLQREREEKERREREEMERAMELERVKAMERERQERERALEQERLERERALEAERKEKERIEREKALELERLEREKALEQERREREMALERERLEKERVLEQERLERERALEQERIEREKAIEQERMERQRALEQEMIEREKALEQERLEREKALEQERLAREKALEQERERREKEKIEREQQRIEREKALEQERMEKERAEKERKDRLEREKALEQERALEQERLEKEKALQKAKEEQEKERSRMAEKERESHLPPSKRGRDVGLTPLPTPPLSTGPVMGSTLEAGEQEEIHAPVSQSETHAAESGSPVVPTPPHSTFKKFRFLRDSPLQPQSSSTSMVFKRPRTFSDSPQPQASPVSTSVEGKQLGGPPGSVNALSEKKITIPKEEESTRLVSEDKEHDAKESTKTDKDQSKDSPSQLDTTERRGRDGKKEEKQARPRSSSSSSSESDSESSSSQSSGSSTSSQEKTRASSTSRKGEKPERDSSLPHGVMVEAEKTEVPVEKNNTAGDSQTEKLFIDAPTSGETHRKRKDSEDEENNDKQRQVKETAMAEPEKHLETTEETPKAFSARKISLSSTGSTEAEQESSAVAGRKRRWGSSTAVTAKKPSISITTDSLKSLIPDIKPCLGQEAVVDLHPEEAVLSGAEDEDRERSDQDLQIRRTVTQVVHSESQENGQKEAKRSRQDEMEGDLQEDKEETKTHEEQMDASVPETQSPTHTSHDVEMNTVTPSDTLIRRSISQQKTGVSITIDDPVRTARQPSPPRGKVSAIVHICNLVRPFTLGQLKELLSRTGTLVEEGFWIDKIKSHCYVTYSSLEEAVATRAALHGVKWPQSNPKVLSVDFCQQDELDFHKGLGEASRPGAEEAGPGSGRGRTTGLPSLLPERDQWAEREREMERRERARAEREWDRDKVKEFGKPGEEKEEGPRRSRSRERRRKERGKSKEKKTEKKEKTAEDPPAKLLDDLFRKTKAAPCIYWLPLTDEQFIEREAARAERRKEREKRRKELEEEEEEEEKKREEERKERMKAGGTTTGDRNEGEKDKDRDRERDRDRDRGRDRERERERERERERENDKRRDGYRRPGGSGTGGGRRSRSRSGPRERRR is encoded by the exons ATGGCGGACCTCGAAGACGTTACGCTGGACGGGAGACCGCTCCAGTCCCTTCGAGTAGCGGATTTAAAAGCCGCTCTTGAGGAGAGGGGACTCTCGAAAAGTGGGCAGAAGAATACTCTCATTAAAAGGCTCAAAGGG GCTCTCATGCTGGAGAATTTGCAGAGAACCTCTACTGCTCATGTTGGACTGCAGCCAAACTCACAG ATTGGTGAGGAAATGAGCCAGAACAGCTTTATTAAGCAGTATCTGGCCAAGCAACAGGAGCTCCTCAGGCAGCGTCTGGAGAGAGAGGCTCGTGAAACGTATGAAACAAATG AGCAGGAGGACCATGCTGAAGTTAACAACAGTACATCATGTCCTCCTCCAGCCCAG GACGTCACACCAGTGTTGGCTGAGCAGCATAAACCGCCTGGCCCCTCAGGTGGAGAGGGATTTATTGATGCAGTGAATGAGGGACAAGGTAACAGAAACCAGGAGGCTGACATTTCCAGTCCACCAGCTTCCGGCTCTGTGGGCATGAGAATTCCCGGTGGTGAGCACCGGCCCGAGAGAGGTTCTGCATCCAGTGAAGTTGCaggtgacagtgatgatgacgataGTGAAGATGGTGAGGAAGATGGCGACGATGATGACTGGGACAGCAGTGCTCGGAGGAGAAACCTGAGAGAGCCTGTCAGAATGCCCTCGTCGAGGGAGAGGTCTGGAGCATCCTATCAACCCCAGCAGCAACATATCCCCCCTTCCCTCCTGTCTCCTCAGCTTCGCCAGCCaacacctcctccctccccacCTCCAGAATTATCATTCCCTTTGCCTGACACCCCTAAACAGAGCCCACCTAGTCCAGATGTTGCCCCAGCTAGGCAGTCACCCAGTTCTTCCAGCTCTGGTTCCTCAAGCAGTGGCAGCCGCAGTAGCAGTCCTGAACCACAGAGGAGTGGACATGCTGAGCGCAAGCCCGGTCCGCTGACCCTCCTGGCACGTAAAATGGAGTCAGAAGGTGCTTTCTCTGGAGCAGGTTGGCATGCCGCAGATGGGAAAGGTGACAGGCAGGACAGCAGTTCATCTTTAGCTTCATCGTTTCCTGGCCGAGGGCCTCCAGAGAGTCTGGTATCTGCCATCACTCACATGGGTCATGTATCTTTTCCAATGATTCCAGGCACCAACCAGGGTGTTGCAGGAGCACATTCAGGCCATATTCAAGTACCTGTGAGTGTGCTGAAGGCCACTGCTACAGAAGATAGGGAGTCTGAAATGGAACGAGAAAAGGCAGCAGAGCTGGAAAGGCAGGAGAAGCTCAGAAAACTGGAGGAAGAGCGAGAAAGAGCCCTTGCTTTGGAAAGAGAAGAAAGCGAGAGAGCCCTGGAAAGAGAGCGATTTGAGCGGCAGCAGGCCctggaaagagaagagagagaaaaggctttGCAGCGAGAGCGGGAACTTGCTTTAGAAAAGCAAAGGCAGGAGAGAGAGCTAGCCTTGGCTAAAGAGAGGGAAGAACGAGAACAAGCCTTAGCTCGGGAGAGAGCCTTAGAGCTGGAGAAGCAAAAGGAGCTTGAACGACAGAGAGCCTTGGAGCAAGAGcgcctgcagagagaaagagaagaaaaggaaaggcGTGAGAGAGAAGAAATGGAAAGAGCAATGGAGCTAGAAAGAGTCAAGGCTATGGAGCGAGAACGACAAGAGCGAGAAAGGGCTCTTGAACAAGAGAGgttggagagagaaagagctctGGAGgctgagaggaaggagaaggagaggattgagagagagaaagctctGGAGCTGGAAAGGTTAGAAAGAGAAAAAGCTTTAGaacaagaaagaagagagagggaaatgGCTTTGGAGAGAGAAAGACTAGAAAAAGAGAGAGTTCTGGAGCAGgagagactggagagggagagggctCTGGAGCAAGAGAGAATAGAGCGTGAGAAAGCCATAGAGCAAGAGAgaatggagagacagagagcctTAGAGCAAGAaatgatagagagagagaaagcccTAGAGCAAGAAAGACTAGAAAGAGAAAAAGCCCTAGAGCAAGAAAGACTGGCAAGGGAGAAAGCTCTTgagcaagaaagagagaggagggaaaaagaaaaaattgaAAGGGAGCAACAGAGAATTGAGAGGGAAAAGGCCCTGGAACAGGAGAGGATGGAGAAGGAAAGAGCtgagaaggaaaggaaagaccGGTTGGAGAGGGAGAAAGCTTTGGAGCAAGAAAGGGCCCTTGAACAGGAAAGGCTTGAGAAGGAGAAAGCCTTGCAGAAAgcaaaggaggagcaggagaaggagagatcTAGGATGGCtgaaaaggagagggagagtcaCCTCCCTCCATCCAAACGTGGCCGGGATGTTGGTCTCACCCCCCTGCCTACTCCTCCCCTTTCCACAGGACCAGTGATGGGGTCAACGTTAGAGGCTGGAGAGCAGGAAGAAATCCATGCTCCAGTGTCCCAGAGTGAAACCCATGCTGCAGAGTCTGGTTCACCAGTGGTCCCAACACCTCCACACTCCACATTTAAGAAGTTCCGGTTCTTAAGAGACTCCCCGCTTCAGCCCCAGTCCTCGTCCACCTCCATGGTTTTTAAGCGACCCCGTACATTCTCTGACAGCCCCCAGCCTCAGGCCTCACCTGTTTCCACCAGTGTTGAGGGAAAACAGCTAGGAGGGCCACCAGGATCTGTGAATGCCTTGTCAGAGAAGAAAATCACTATTCCCAAAGAAGAGGAGTCCACAAGGTTGGTGTCGGAGGACAAGGAACATGATGCTAAGGAGTCCACAAAAACGGATAAGGATCAAAGCAAGGATTCTCCCAGCCAATTAGACACtacagaaaggagagggagagatggaaagaaggaagagaaaCAAGCAAGACCAAgatcatcttcttcctcttcctctgagtcAGATTCTGAGTCCTCATCATCTCAATCCTCTGGCTCATCCACATCTTCTCAAGAGAAAACCAGAGCCTCTTCTACAAGTAGAAAG GGGGAGAAACCTGAAAGAGATTCTTCACTGCCACACGGAGTGATGGTAGAGGCAGAAAAAACAGAGGTGCCTGTAGAGAAGAATAACACAGCTGGAGACAGTCAAACTGAG AAGTTGTTTATTGATGCACCAACCAGTGgagaaacacacaggaaaagaaaagacagcGAGGATGAGGAGAATAACGACAAACAAAG GCAGGTGAAGGAGACTGCAATGGCAGAGCCAGAAAAGCATCTTGAAACCACGGAGGAG ACCCCAAAGGCCTTCTCAGCTCGTAAGATCTCTCTTAGCA GCACTGGCAGCACAGAGGCTGAACAGGAATCTAGTGCCGTGGCTGGTCGTAAGAGAAGGTGGGGAAGCAGCACAGCTGTCACTGCCAAAAAACCTTCCATCAGCATCACCACTGATTCACTCAAG TCGTTGATCCCAGACATCAAGCCTTGTTTAGGCCAGGAGGCAGTAGTGGACCTCCATCCAGAGGAAGCCGTCCTCTCTGGGGCTGAGGATGAAGATAGAGAGCGCTCTGACCAGGACCTTCAGATCAGACGCACTGTTACGCAG GTGGTGCATTCTGAAAGCCAGGAGAATGGACAGAAAGAGGCAAAGAGAAGCCGGCAAGACGAGAtggagggagatctgcaggaagACAAAGAAGAGACAAAGACCCATGAAGAGCAGATGGACGCTTCTGTTCCTGAAACCCAGTCACCGACACATACCAGCCATGATGTAGAGATGAACACTG TGACCCCCAGCGACACCCTCATTCGTCGCTCCATCAGCCAGCAGAAAACGGGTGTTTCCATCACAATTGATGACCCTGTCCGCACAGCCCGGCAGCCCTCACCACCTCGTGGAAAAGTCTCCGCTATTGTCCACATATGCAATCTG GTAAGGCCATTTACTCTGGGACAGCTTAAGGAACTGCTCAGCAGAACTGGCACCCTGGTGGAGGAGGGCTTCTGGATTGATAAAATAAAGTCCCACTGCTACGTCACT TACTCAAGTTTGGAGGAGGCAGTTGCTACAAGGGCAGCCCTTCATGGAGTGAAATGGCCTCAGAGCAACCCAAAAGTCTTGAGTGTTGACTTCTGCCAGCAGGATGAG TTGGACTTCCACAAAGGCTTAGGTGAAGCCAGCAGACCTGGAGCAGAGGAAGCGGGGCCTGGTTCGGGCCGTGGCCGAACAACGGGCCTGCCTTCACTTCTCCCTGAGCGAGACCAATGGGCAGAGCGTGAGCGTGAGATGGAGCGCAGGGAGCGTGCGCGAGCAGAGCGGGAGTGGGATCGTGACAAGGTCAAAGAGTTTGGGAAGCCcggagaagaaaaagaggaaggaccCCGAAGGTCACGCTCCAGAGAGAGACGGCGCAAGGAGAGGGGAAAGAGCAAGGAAAAGAAGACGGAGAAAAAGG AGAAAACAGCTGAAGACCCTCCAGCAAAGCTGCTTGACGACTTGTTCCGCAAAACTAAAGCAGCTCCTTGCATATACTGGCTTCCACTTACAGATGAACAG TTTATTGAGCGGGAAGCTGCCAGAGCAGAGCGAAGGAAAGAGCGTGAAAAGCGGAGGAAAGAGCtcgaagaagaggaggaggaagaggagaaaaaaagggaagaggAGCGCAAGGAGAGGATGAAAGCTGGTGGCACCACAACAGGAGACCGGAATGAGGGTGAGAAGgacaaggacagagacagagagagggacagagatcGAGATCGTggcagagacagggagagggaaagggaaagagagagggagagggagcggGAAAACGACAAACGCAGGGATGGCTACCGTAGACCAGGGGGCAGTGGAACAGGCGGAGGACGGCGCTCACGCAGCCGCAGCGGACCACGAGAAAGGCGGCGCTAA
- the c17h14orf119 gene encoding uncharacterized protein C14orf119 homolog, translating to MAWFNHVNQTSSQQQLTDTHSPTARDSLFSTHNRGPAEGPTTMVTHNWTVFSSPSPNGFPAVPQGVVCPPSLGDLSFTSSAGQARDTEPISYVTLQEQRCVLSWFQGWTTTQRERFLQDLLGKAVPGKVCTLLDSLSSLQVKDSLPNIFECQLRLWTQWFESWDEEDRNHFLHMLEERDPVFVEHFYRCVAGTAGRD from the exons ATGGCGTGGTTCAATCATGTCAATCAAACCTCAAGTCAACAGCAGCTCACTGACACCCATAGTCCCACAGCCAGAGACAGCCTGTTCAGCACTCATAACAGAGGACCCGCAGAGGGACCGACTACAATGGTAACCCACAACTGGACTGTTTTTTCCTCTCCGAGCCCGAATGGTTTTCCAGCAGTTCCTCAGGGTGTGGTCTGCCCACCCAGCCTTGGGGATCTGTCATTCACATCAAGTGCAGGTCAAGCTAGAGACACAGAACCCATCTCCTATGTAACCCTCCAAGAACAGCGGTGTGTCCTGAGCTGGTTCCAAGGTTGGACCACCACTCAGAGAGAGCGGTTCCTGCAGGACCTTCTGGGGAAAGCTGTCCCAGGGAAAGTGTGCACCCTCCTAGATTCACTCAGCTCTCTTCAG GTTAAAGACAGTCTACCAAACATCTTTGAGTGCCAGCTGCGGCTCTGGACCCAGTGGTTTGAGTCCTGGGATGAAGAGGATAGGAATCATTTCCTGCACATGCTGGAAGAGCGGGACCCAGTGTTTGTTGAACACTTTTACCGGTGTGTAGCTGGGACAGCAGGAAGAGACTAA
- the acin1a gene encoding apoptotic chromatin condensation inducer in the nucleus isoform X1 — MADLEDVTLDGRPLQSLRVADLKAALEERGLSKSGQKNTLIKRLKGALMLENLQRTSTAHVGLQPNSQIGEEMSQNSFIKQYLAKQQELLRQRLEREARETYETNEQEDHAEVNNSTSCPPPAQDVTPVLAEQHKPPGPSGGEGFIDAVNEGQGNRNQEADISSPPASGSVGMRIPGGEHRPERGSASSEVAGDSDDDDSEDGEEDGDDDDWDSSARRRNLREPVRMPSSRERSGASYQPQQQHIPPSLLSPQLRQPTPPPSPPPELSFPLPDTPKQSPPSPDVAPARQSPSSSSSGSSSSGSRSSSPEPQRSGHAERKPGPLTLLARKMESEGAFSGAGWHAADGKGDRQDSSSSLASSFPGRGPPESLVSAITHMGHVSFPMIPGTNQGVAGAHSGHIQVPVSVLKATATEDRESEMEREKAAELERQEKLRKLEEERERALALEREESERALERERFERQQALEREEREKALQRERELALEKQRQERELALAKEREEREQALARERALELEKQKELERQRALEQERLQREREEKERREREEMERAMELERVKAMERERQERERALEQERLERERALEAERKEKERIEREKALELERLEREKALEQERREREMALERERLEKERVLEQERLERERALEQERIEREKAIEQERMERQRALEQEMIEREKALEQERLEREKALEQERLAREKALEQERERREKEKIEREQQRIEREKALEQERMEKERAEKERKDRLEREKALEQERALEQERLEKEKALQKAKEEQEKERSRMAEKERESHLPPSKRGRDVGLTPLPTPPLSTGPVMGSTLEAGEQEEIHAPVSQSETHAAESGSPVVPTPPHSTFKKFRFLRDSPLQPQSSSTSMVFKRPRTFSDSPQPQASPVSTSVEGKQLGGPPGSVNALSEKKITIPKEEESTRLVSEDKEHDAKESTKTDKDQSKDSPSQLDTTERRGRDGKKEEKQARPRSSSSSSSESDSESSSSQSSGSSTSSQEKTRASSTSRKGEKPERDSSLPHGVMVEAEKTEVPVEKNNTAGDSQTEKLFIDAPTSGETHRKRKDSEDEENNDKQRQVKETAMAEPEKHLETTEETPKAFSARKISLSSSKSSPGTGSTEAEQESSAVAGRKRRWGSSTAVTAKKPSISITTDSLKSLIPDIKPCLGQEAVVDLHPEEAVLSGAEDEDRERSDQDLQIRRTVTQVVHSESQENGQKEAKRSRQDEMEGDLQEDKEETKTHEEQMDASVPETQSPTHTSHDVEMNTVTPSDTLIRRSISQQKTGVSITIDDPVRTARQPSPPRGKVSAIVHICNLVRPFTLGQLKELLSRTGTLVEEGFWIDKIKSHCYVTYSSLEEAVATRAALHGVKWPQSNPKVLSVDFCQQDELDFHKGLGEASRPGAEEAGPGSGRGRTTGLPSLLPERDQWAEREREMERRERARAEREWDRDKVKEFGKPGEEKEEGPRRSRSRERRRKERGKSKEKKTEKKEKTAEDPPAKLLDDLFRKTKAAPCIYWLPLTDEQFIEREAARAERRKEREKRRKELEEEEEEEEKKREEERKERMKAGGTTTGDRNEGEKDKDRDRERDRDRDRGRDRERERERERERERENDKRRDGYRRPGGSGTGGGRRSRSRSGPRERRR; from the exons ATGGCGGACCTCGAAGACGTTACGCTGGACGGGAGACCGCTCCAGTCCCTTCGAGTAGCGGATTTAAAAGCCGCTCTTGAGGAGAGGGGACTCTCGAAAAGTGGGCAGAAGAATACTCTCATTAAAAGGCTCAAAGGG GCTCTCATGCTGGAGAATTTGCAGAGAACCTCTACTGCTCATGTTGGACTGCAGCCAAACTCACAG ATTGGTGAGGAAATGAGCCAGAACAGCTTTATTAAGCAGTATCTGGCCAAGCAACAGGAGCTCCTCAGGCAGCGTCTGGAGAGAGAGGCTCGTGAAACGTATGAAACAAATG AGCAGGAGGACCATGCTGAAGTTAACAACAGTACATCATGTCCTCCTCCAGCCCAG GACGTCACACCAGTGTTGGCTGAGCAGCATAAACCGCCTGGCCCCTCAGGTGGAGAGGGATTTATTGATGCAGTGAATGAGGGACAAGGTAACAGAAACCAGGAGGCTGACATTTCCAGTCCACCAGCTTCCGGCTCTGTGGGCATGAGAATTCCCGGTGGTGAGCACCGGCCCGAGAGAGGTTCTGCATCCAGTGAAGTTGCaggtgacagtgatgatgacgataGTGAAGATGGTGAGGAAGATGGCGACGATGATGACTGGGACAGCAGTGCTCGGAGGAGAAACCTGAGAGAGCCTGTCAGAATGCCCTCGTCGAGGGAGAGGTCTGGAGCATCCTATCAACCCCAGCAGCAACATATCCCCCCTTCCCTCCTGTCTCCTCAGCTTCGCCAGCCaacacctcctccctccccacCTCCAGAATTATCATTCCCTTTGCCTGACACCCCTAAACAGAGCCCACCTAGTCCAGATGTTGCCCCAGCTAGGCAGTCACCCAGTTCTTCCAGCTCTGGTTCCTCAAGCAGTGGCAGCCGCAGTAGCAGTCCTGAACCACAGAGGAGTGGACATGCTGAGCGCAAGCCCGGTCCGCTGACCCTCCTGGCACGTAAAATGGAGTCAGAAGGTGCTTTCTCTGGAGCAGGTTGGCATGCCGCAGATGGGAAAGGTGACAGGCAGGACAGCAGTTCATCTTTAGCTTCATCGTTTCCTGGCCGAGGGCCTCCAGAGAGTCTGGTATCTGCCATCACTCACATGGGTCATGTATCTTTTCCAATGATTCCAGGCACCAACCAGGGTGTTGCAGGAGCACATTCAGGCCATATTCAAGTACCTGTGAGTGTGCTGAAGGCCACTGCTACAGAAGATAGGGAGTCTGAAATGGAACGAGAAAAGGCAGCAGAGCTGGAAAGGCAGGAGAAGCTCAGAAAACTGGAGGAAGAGCGAGAAAGAGCCCTTGCTTTGGAAAGAGAAGAAAGCGAGAGAGCCCTGGAAAGAGAGCGATTTGAGCGGCAGCAGGCCctggaaagagaagagagagaaaaggctttGCAGCGAGAGCGGGAACTTGCTTTAGAAAAGCAAAGGCAGGAGAGAGAGCTAGCCTTGGCTAAAGAGAGGGAAGAACGAGAACAAGCCTTAGCTCGGGAGAGAGCCTTAGAGCTGGAGAAGCAAAAGGAGCTTGAACGACAGAGAGCCTTGGAGCAAGAGcgcctgcagagagaaagagaagaaaaggaaaggcGTGAGAGAGAAGAAATGGAAAGAGCAATGGAGCTAGAAAGAGTCAAGGCTATGGAGCGAGAACGACAAGAGCGAGAAAGGGCTCTTGAACAAGAGAGgttggagagagaaagagctctGGAGgctgagaggaaggagaaggagaggattgagagagagaaagctctGGAGCTGGAAAGGTTAGAAAGAGAAAAAGCTTTAGaacaagaaagaagagagagggaaatgGCTTTGGAGAGAGAAAGACTAGAAAAAGAGAGAGTTCTGGAGCAGgagagactggagagggagagggctCTGGAGCAAGAGAGAATAGAGCGTGAGAAAGCCATAGAGCAAGAGAgaatggagagacagagagcctTAGAGCAAGAaatgatagagagagagaaagcccTAGAGCAAGAAAGACTAGAAAGAGAAAAAGCCCTAGAGCAAGAAAGACTGGCAAGGGAGAAAGCTCTTgagcaagaaagagagaggagggaaaaagaaaaaattgaAAGGGAGCAACAGAGAATTGAGAGGGAAAAGGCCCTGGAACAGGAGAGGATGGAGAAGGAAAGAGCtgagaaggaaaggaaagaccGGTTGGAGAGGGAGAAAGCTTTGGAGCAAGAAAGGGCCCTTGAACAGGAAAGGCTTGAGAAGGAGAAAGCCTTGCAGAAAgcaaaggaggagcaggagaaggagagatcTAGGATGGCtgaaaaggagagggagagtcaCCTCCCTCCATCCAAACGTGGCCGGGATGTTGGTCTCACCCCCCTGCCTACTCCTCCCCTTTCCACAGGACCAGTGATGGGGTCAACGTTAGAGGCTGGAGAGCAGGAAGAAATCCATGCTCCAGTGTCCCAGAGTGAAACCCATGCTGCAGAGTCTGGTTCACCAGTGGTCCCAACACCTCCACACTCCACATTTAAGAAGTTCCGGTTCTTAAGAGACTCCCCGCTTCAGCCCCAGTCCTCGTCCACCTCCATGGTTTTTAAGCGACCCCGTACATTCTCTGACAGCCCCCAGCCTCAGGCCTCACCTGTTTCCACCAGTGTTGAGGGAAAACAGCTAGGAGGGCCACCAGGATCTGTGAATGCCTTGTCAGAGAAGAAAATCACTATTCCCAAAGAAGAGGAGTCCACAAGGTTGGTGTCGGAGGACAAGGAACATGATGCTAAGGAGTCCACAAAAACGGATAAGGATCAAAGCAAGGATTCTCCCAGCCAATTAGACACtacagaaaggagagggagagatggaaagaaggaagagaaaCAAGCAAGACCAAgatcatcttcttcctcttcctctgagtcAGATTCTGAGTCCTCATCATCTCAATCCTCTGGCTCATCCACATCTTCTCAAGAGAAAACCAGAGCCTCTTCTACAAGTAGAAAG GGGGAGAAACCTGAAAGAGATTCTTCACTGCCACACGGAGTGATGGTAGAGGCAGAAAAAACAGAGGTGCCTGTAGAGAAGAATAACACAGCTGGAGACAGTCAAACTGAG AAGTTGTTTATTGATGCACCAACCAGTGgagaaacacacaggaaaagaaaagacagcGAGGATGAGGAGAATAACGACAAACAAAG GCAGGTGAAGGAGACTGCAATGGCAGAGCCAGAAAAGCATCTTGAAACCACGGAGGAG ACCCCAAAGGCCTTCTCAGCTCGTAAGATCTCTCTTAGCA GCAGTAAATCATCCCCAGGCACTGGCAGCACAGAGGCTGAACAGGAATCTAGTGCCGTGGCTGGTCGTAAGAGAAGGTGGGGAAGCAGCACAGCTGTCACTGCCAAAAAACCTTCCATCAGCATCACCACTGATTCACTCAAG TCGTTGATCCCAGACATCAAGCCTTGTTTAGGCCAGGAGGCAGTAGTGGACCTCCATCCAGAGGAAGCCGTCCTCTCTGGGGCTGAGGATGAAGATAGAGAGCGCTCTGACCAGGACCTTCAGATCAGACGCACTGTTACGCAG GTGGTGCATTCTGAAAGCCAGGAGAATGGACAGAAAGAGGCAAAGAGAAGCCGGCAAGACGAGAtggagggagatctgcaggaagACAAAGAAGAGACAAAGACCCATGAAGAGCAGATGGACGCTTCTGTTCCTGAAACCCAGTCACCGACACATACCAGCCATGATGTAGAGATGAACACTG TGACCCCCAGCGACACCCTCATTCGTCGCTCCATCAGCCAGCAGAAAACGGGTGTTTCCATCACAATTGATGACCCTGTCCGCACAGCCCGGCAGCCCTCACCACCTCGTGGAAAAGTCTCCGCTATTGTCCACATATGCAATCTG GTAAGGCCATTTACTCTGGGACAGCTTAAGGAACTGCTCAGCAGAACTGGCACCCTGGTGGAGGAGGGCTTCTGGATTGATAAAATAAAGTCCCACTGCTACGTCACT TACTCAAGTTTGGAGGAGGCAGTTGCTACAAGGGCAGCCCTTCATGGAGTGAAATGGCCTCAGAGCAACCCAAAAGTCTTGAGTGTTGACTTCTGCCAGCAGGATGAG TTGGACTTCCACAAAGGCTTAGGTGAAGCCAGCAGACCTGGAGCAGAGGAAGCGGGGCCTGGTTCGGGCCGTGGCCGAACAACGGGCCTGCCTTCACTTCTCCCTGAGCGAGACCAATGGGCAGAGCGTGAGCGTGAGATGGAGCGCAGGGAGCGTGCGCGAGCAGAGCGGGAGTGGGATCGTGACAAGGTCAAAGAGTTTGGGAAGCCcggagaagaaaaagaggaaggaccCCGAAGGTCACGCTCCAGAGAGAGACGGCGCAAGGAGAGGGGAAAGAGCAAGGAAAAGAAGACGGAGAAAAAGG AGAAAACAGCTGAAGACCCTCCAGCAAAGCTGCTTGACGACTTGTTCCGCAAAACTAAAGCAGCTCCTTGCATATACTGGCTTCCACTTACAGATGAACAG TTTATTGAGCGGGAAGCTGCCAGAGCAGAGCGAAGGAAAGAGCGTGAAAAGCGGAGGAAAGAGCtcgaagaagaggaggaggaagaggagaaaaaaagggaagaggAGCGCAAGGAGAGGATGAAAGCTGGTGGCACCACAACAGGAGACCGGAATGAGGGTGAGAAGgacaaggacagagacagagagagggacagagatcGAGATCGTggcagagacagggagagggaaagggaaagagagagggagagggagcggGAAAACGACAAACGCAGGGATGGCTACCGTAGACCAGGGGGCAGTGGAACAGGCGGAGGACGGCGCTCACGCAGCCGCAGCGGACCACGAGAAAGGCGGCGCTAA